The DNA region ttttttcaataattaacgaaatataaaaatcattatGCTGTGTTGCGGTAATGTACcccttataaaaaaaagggacaCGTGGCAACTCCATACTCGTAATAGATGGTTGTAAATATTACATACTAAATTTTAGTGGATAAGATacgtaatttgatttttgtatctattatatatattatatatacatgtgtgtgagggcgtgtatatatttatatgcaagTATCATAAATAAGCATTGCTTGCTGctaaaatattgatatttcatCATGGGTCCTATATTCTTTTACTAACTGCAGCATCAAGTTGATCATGCTGGAATAATTTAATACGTAGTGAATAATCATTCACCCGCTATGACAATGATCCGTCATTAGCTTAATTCATGAAAAGgttatcattataataataagtaatGCTGCCAAACCTTACATAACAAATATTCAGtactgaaattttgaaaatgtgtaACTCGATAACAATCAACACGTTTACATGCTTCCTTTAAATTAACGGAAGTGTCTGGttgagttttcaaaattccggTCAATTTATCTGTCACAGGTACATACTCatctcgaaaattttaaattaaaacaaagtgATATAATAAATTAGAATAATACCTTAATTTCTACGTATTTGCATTAGCTACATCACTTTTAGGTGTATGCTGTGtggtagaaaattgttttcagatAATAACGCTTTGCATTGCTTGTATAAAAGCACACAGCAGCCTTAATTAACAATTCTAAATATAAAAACTATGAAACTCATACCATATCAATATTTTATGATACTCATCATTATAAATCAATAGAGGGTTTTTATAGAGAGGAGtatcttattatttttgagTTGGAAAAAAGTACTCATTGTCAACacaatttttgttacaatgggtaaaaaaaattctttagtGAATTGTCGAGTAGTAGGATTATAAAAGTGGATTGGAACGAATCCGCATACTCGGCATTCCATTAGAATCATATTGTGCAAGCAGCACAGcttcagagaaaaaattagtaacGCATTATAACTATGatatattttactttgatCCCAATGAGAAATTTTACTCACCACAtatcgtggaaaaaaaataatctaacgCTTTTAGTTactatgtatttttttcgtgGTACCTTTAGTGCGTTTTCTTCAAATTCCCTGATTACTTAATTTTATCACACTCAAATACAGTAAACGAGAATAatcttatttatttcaaatagtaTTCAGCACCATGGTTGAATTCttatagtaagaaaaaaaaaaacgatgaaaaaagggTGAAAAGTCATCAATCAtagcgaaaaaagaaaaatcattcaattaaaagtAATGAATTCTAGGTAAACTATGTCATTAATGAACGAAAGCGATCTAGTCACAGCTAAGTGCGCAAAATAGAAAACGGTGGTGGTCCAGCTTGTCTCATCATCATTGCAAAATTGCTTAGTCCCTCTTCGTTTGAATTCTGGgcattttgattattttgcGAATTACTCGAGTTGCTCTTATTTCTATTACCGCTGTGACTTTGCAGATGTTTCTTAAGGTGGTCTTTTCTATAGAACGCCTTACCACATTCTgtacaaatttgatttttactaCCTGAATGAATGATCATGTGTCGAGCAAGATGTTCATTACGTTTGAAAGCCTTACAGCACATCGAGCACTGATAAGGCCGGTCTTTGTTGTGACCTTGCTTGTGACGATCCAGATGCTCCTTGCGCTTCAAACTTGCTCCACAAATATCACAGATATGTGGCCGTTGCCTGTGATCTTCTAGATGCTCGTGCAGCGCATCTCGGTTTTCGAACCTGTACGCACACTCTGGGCAATGGTATACTAGCATACCTGTGGGGCAGTATTAATGTTACTGTTatgtaaagaaaaacagaTGTTCTTGACGACTAAAAGGATAAATCACCGTTAATGTGCTGCGGCTCGACCTCAAATTCCAACTTTGGCCGAACATTTTGAAAGTTATGAGAAGAGTTGTTGCTATTATCTTCATATTTGAAAACATAAGGCAAACCTAAGGTGCTTGAACATCGTGCCAAGTACTCAGAAGTCAGTCTAAAGTCGATCTGCAACGGATCGGTCATTGTAGCAGCGTCTACTTTTTGAACGGTTTGCGTTCCAGATGATTGCTGTGTATTGTTTTGATTATTCTGCTGACAGAGTTCCTTATTCCCACAGCTATTCTCGTTCCTGTTTTCATCTGTTTGCTGATTATGGGATCCCAGAGGTGGAGCATGTCCAGGATACGTGTAACCAGTCATGTTGGATTGAATATCAGTCAAATATTTCGCATTACGCGAAGCATACGCCATTTTCATGTGCATCTGGATTCCCACCGTAGATCGGGCACTGAagacaaacaaaacaaagGAATGAACAAACGGGTAAATAAATCATGTTTTTACGACAATCTTTTGATATGACATTTTATAATCATTTGTAAGAATTTTGTGTGTGAAAGTTTTTTCGCGCATTGATCATTTCAAACTTTCTCAAAGACACGTTTAATCGCGATTTTAATATATGCATTTCAAGCTAAGCAAATACTGATACGCTCAGTAATTGTGGTTAAAATTCCAAGTGTTTATAGTTCTTAGTGAGAATGAACGGCCGAAAATAAATTCGTGgccattttcttatttcgtaTATATTACGTAGTAAGATCCAGTTTTAAACGGAAGTGGAAAAATACGTTGATATCTATTATTTGCGGTACATAGTACTTGTGAATATTTACATACCTACGTGCGTACGGAGTGAAAATATGTACATTGAAACGATACAGGTAATTATTTAACCAGATTCGAAACcgttgaaattcgaacgtttctttcgatgaaaaaacacGCCGATCCGGAGAAAAATTAGCTTCGCAGTTCGCCGtacgaaataataatgaaatactaGTATTTCAACTTCTACCGTGCAGTGTCCACCCTTATTAGGCAGTCCTGAGCATCGTTTCAATTACAAGTTATTGAGCAGGTCAAGATACGAACGTAGGACGTTGAGCTAGACATTGATAAGCCGATGAACTAGGACCGCGCGCGATTATCTCTGATCGTCTATTTCTAAATGAAACGTACAAATTTTggggaatatttttaaacctaATGTATGACATGCCACTTACCGTTCACCCGCATTATTCCCGCGAACTTTGTGGACCTCTCGCCATTATTTGTTTGTATCGCACGCGGCCATCTTAGCCCATCAGCTGCTGGGGTGATGTGATTTTCCTACATACCTGATATTTACCTATTGCAGTAGCATAGAGATGCTTTCATTGCTCGTTATGGTTATCCTTATTTCGAACAGATTCTTAAACCATCATTATGATTCGCAGAAAATGATCACGCCaatcgtttcgtttcgtttttttacacTTCCGCGACAAGGTTCTTATTTTTACAgggattcgattttttttttcttcgtgaaAACAGCGCTGCTCAACTGACATTCGATTAGCGCGATCGTGCAATTGAAATTAAGCAcgtgaataatttcattcaaattattcacttCACATTCAGTCACGACGATTTTAACATTGGATTGATAACcttgataaatatttcgtaGATTTTTGcaatagagagaaaaatataaacggAGGAAGTCATAGGGAAATTAAAGAGCCAcaacagtaaattttttttttttttttttaataaatagcTCAAGCATCGCTGAGTGATGGTagcagattttttatttacaatgtaCAGGTGAAATTGTTTACACGAAAGTCTATTCtttattagttttattttctaccttTTCATCTGTAGTTTTGTCAGATTTATTATTGGTCAATGCAACACTGCCTAAGGGACTCTTTGCCGTGAATATAATGGGAATATTAGCTAAGACGTCATTATCTTTCTCTAAAAATCTAATCCAAGATAATAGAGAGTCACGACTAGAGGTTCCAGTCGCACAGACAGCAAATATTGTGCCATCCTCTTGCTCGTGAATGGACGTCTCATCATGAGTTACCAcagatttttctgttttaaaaaatggtaattCAATTTTAGTAACATCTGgaaaagagaatttttattatatagatTAATGAAGAACATTTCAGAAAAAGGACAGATTAAATCACTTTCACAACGAATATTTCCTACCATCGTCGTCGGGTGGTGGTAGGTCAGGTTTCGGGACAGGATCTCCCCTCAGTACGAAGTAATTGatggttaaatttttcaaccacagTCTAAAAGGCCCTTCCACGTATAAAGGGACATTGGTAGCATGCTTGTTAAGCAGTTTTTTCTGACCAATACTCATTCCAGAGACAATCCAAGTATCGTCGATGGAATCTTGGAGATCTTTTGCCTGGAAGACTGTAGTTTTTCGGAGCAAATCGACGCTAGTAATTCTCTCTATGGCCAGTTTGGCCAGCTCAAGAGAATCATTGGGCAAAATATCTGGCAGTGGCCATGGACTCGCGTTTTTGAACTTGGGCATCCAGTACATCATTCTCCAATACTTCCTCAGTGGAAATCCCAGCTTACCGAACGTGTTGAGGAGGATATCCTGCATTTCTCTATCTGGCATAACTCCGTTGTTTTCCATTTGCTCAAGGACATCTATCGCGCATTGCTGCTGTTTCGGATAGTGCATGAATTCAGCCTGTATCTTATTCTCTGGTATGAACTTCCCCTTCGGTAGTACATTGAGCAAGCTTTTGTATACCTCCAGATCTTTCTCGACCCCGAATTCCTCCATATGTTTCATCGCTGCGTAAATGAATTCGACGTGTCCTCGCCTCTGAATGTCTCTGTCGATGAACATTCGCAGTACGTCTAAGtacgtttttttctccttactTTTAACATCTGCAAATGCATAAAAACCCACTGCCTTACtaccttcattttttttctcactcttgTCTTTAGACATGCAAGCACTGGTCACCGATATGCAACGCAAAGCTGTCGTCGGTTGGCAACTTTTCAGGTCGTGTAGTATCAACCTTTTTCTCATTCCTGGATAAGCCCTGAGCAACACATACGACCTTCTTATTATCGATGTCATATTGCTACCTGGTATAAcggttttttgtatttctcaAAATAATAGAGGCCCGATCATAGTCGCAATGCTTAAATCCTCGTGACGGCCGACCGATTCTCGTATTTTATGCCGTTTGCATATAATATTCTGTGAAAAACTTCTATGTTTAACATCCCATTCCGCAATATAGGTTTACACACCGAGGTTATGAGATCGGTGAGAGGTTAGGTTACATTTTCTCAACACCGCAGCCGGCCGAGCCGCCGGTGGGGGTTCGTAAGatttctatttcaaattttgacgcGCAAAAATCGTTCGTGGAAACTCCGCACGAGTGAAGCACCGTCGGGATTTGGGATCCCTTGGGAATCGGTCAGCCAATGATAAAGTGGTTGAGACAAATCTGAAGCGTTCATGCTAGAAATATCACAGATTTGTGGGAAATATAGCCGAAACATTGAGGTTAATTATGATATAAAGTGAAAATGGGACGCAAAATACCCGGGAAAAAACACAGAGGAGTAAAGGATCCAACTAAGCAACAAAAGAAGCGTTTATCCGAGTAAATATCGTTGCGGCGAGTTGTACGATTGAATTTTATAGGTTAAGTTGATCATCGTAACGTGTCAAATTTTAGGTTAAACAAAGTGATAAACGCGCCGCCGAGGGATAAGGATGAGCAGGCGATACCGAAGAGTCTTGAGCGCGTGATGAAGCTGAAGCAATGCGTAAAGGACGGTaagatgatgaagaaaaatactaagaaaaaaaagaagctgaAAAATCAACTGATCGTGATGGGTAACCACCATCCACAGCTCGCTCATCCTAAGGCAAGACCGGAGAAGGTTGTTCCTGTATTTTCGCAAAGGGCAGACGAATGTGGCAAAGCCTTTTTGAACCGAGTAAACTCGGAGGCTCAGGCGTTCATAAATGAGACTgcgtttgaagaaaaatatggtGTGGAAGTCAAGCGAGATCCAAGTACTGGTAATATCGAAGGATTGTCTAAGCGATCAAAGGATGAGATAGATGAATTAATGAGGCTCAAAATGAAGCACAGCAATaccaagaagaaaaagaaaaagaagaaggacaCTGAGACATCGACTAGGCTGACGAAAGCTCAGAAAAGGAAACACAAGctcgagttgaaaaaaactaagaaacTGCAGGACAATATAGACGAGTTCAAGGTCTTCAAGGAGACTGTCGAGTTTGGGGATGTTGTCCATGCTCCTCCAGAACTAAAAATCAAACCGAAAAAAGCAGATGCTGCTTATTCTGAACGGGTAAAAAACTTAGCAATATTTGGTTATTGTGCGTTGTATTTTTTTGGTTTAATCTTACCGATGTTTGACAGCCTGGACGAAGAGGTCTTCTTCTTGATTCGCTTTTCAAGAGCAGTGACAAATCTGTAGAGAAGCCAACAGGCGTTAAGTCCGTCAACAGATCTGGAAAACGCAAAGATCTGCCGGTTGGTGAAAGGAGACAACTGGAGGAACGGCAGAAAGAAGCCATAACTGCATACAGAAATCTGAAATCTCGAAAAGCCCCTGATTTATGACCGTGGGAAATGGCCATGTGATCAATATTTGTACGTATGGGAGCCTCGGCAGAGAATAGAAGGACAAAATGTGTGTGTAAATTAAATGACTTTATTGaaggtatttttttaattacattagggtgtatataatacagagcgagaattcatttttaaagTTTACAGTATTGTACTTCGGCAGAGAAGTAGTTGGGAAAACTGGGAGGTTAAATTCGGCTAAAATTATTCTTGACAACTTGGAAACTGAATGACTAGCATTTACAACAGTATAACACCGATTTAAATGACTGTTGATTGTTTTTGCTTGTCACTAACGATGATGAAGATGAAGCAAACGATTTCAATtaatctaaaataaaataacagtaCTGTAAACAACACAAAAAGTAATAAGAGCCTTTTATCTTGTGAAATATCAAATGTTTAGATTATTGAAATGTCTAAACaatcaaaatatttgacaAGTATAAATATCAGCacgatttctgaaaattcatgTGCTTTAGACCATTCAACCTTACAATTGTTCGGCAATCGAATTTCTTCTGTACTGCAAGTAATAATTTTACTCTAGAATTGAATATCCCTTTTATACAATGCATAAAATAATTGCCAAGAAACGGCTGATCACTTGTCGATACAGAATCAAATGCCAACAGCAAATAGCTATGAAAAGGTACATCTTATGAAAGGGTGATAAATGCTCATCCAGTTGTCCAAACGAATGGTTCAAGTCGATTATCAACGGGTAGCAAATTATTGAGTGTTTCAAGGCTTTCTAAAGTTTGATTGAGCTGCATGTGGCACTTGTTCAGTTGTCTGCTGAGATCATGAACCTTATTCAGCTGTTCAGCAAACTTTGAGAATCTCTTTTGCCTGTCTACAGCCGTGCTCAATATCCTTGTAACTTCAGCATCGATGTTGGTGCAAAGTGCGGACTGCTCAGTCGCAATCATTTGTGCATTTGTATTCAAGTGGTGTTGATATCGGGCGCAAAGATTGAACAAGCCGATGGGATCCAGTCGTTCCAAGACTTCAGGGTCTCTGACACCGGGTGGCAAATTCAAAGTTCCTCTCATAATGGGTAGAAACATCGGTATGCTGTGCAACTTCACTAGATCAGCATCCATGTCTGCAGTCGGCTCAGAAATAGCCGGCTTGACGACTACGATGTTGTGTGCTTTGTCCGAGAGAGTTTTTCTGTGCCCAATGGCACCCAGGCTCGGTTTTCGCTTGGACAATTCCTGCGTTCCGAGGCTCTTTCCTCGCTGCAATTGCGTCTGTTTATTTGTCATCTTTGGTGAATCGCCTATCGGCCTGTTCACCGTGTACGATATGTAAGGTAAATCTGAATCGGAGCAAATGCTTGGTCCGGGACTTGTACATCGTGGTGGTGTGTCTTCAGCGATTCCATCTCTGTTCGGAACGCTTTTTCCGCGCCGCAATTGAACCGCCCGTGCTCTGCTGCTCTCTGATCCTGGTATACCGCTGTTCTGAGAGCTTTGCTCAGATCCCATCGTTTTAATTAACGGATGCTCTAATCCTTAAAAACGTAGGTTTCTTCAAGTGATCCAAAGAGTGTGAATTGAAAAGTGCCTGATAAAGGAAAGTATCGTAATAGTTCGATTCTCAGCATATAATACGTGAGCGAATCTTGGGTTCTAAGTGTACGATTAAAGtttcataataataagaaaacaaaacaagtgCATACCTCTGCTACTTATAGCACGTGTCGAAGTTCCGTCAGTGGAGTTTTGCCATCATGTTTTTAATTCGAAACTGTCATATATCATCCAGTTGACGTGTGTTCTTTAGTTCATATAttgcgaatatttttttttttttttctattcatgtaTTTACTTCTGTCATTTGTAATAAGCGATCGTAAACATTACGTAATTCTCTAACCCGCACTATaatctaaaacttttttcagaatgaattttgaactgtCAAAATCATCAGGGTCGCGATCAGACGACTACACAGTATGAacctgtgataaaaaaaatcatatgagCTACGCCAGTGACGTCATTGAATTCAGTCAGAAGCGCCATCTGCGGAGGAGAATCGAAAACATCGCGGGATTCTTTTTCCGTCGGTAAGTTAGTTCACGACACATTCGACCCTTGTTTTAACGCGTTCTTTGAATCCGTagcgaaacaaacgaacgtgcGTCAAATGTTTTTTGTCGAATTCAACCGGATTTGTTGTGTTTACGTATATAGGAGAGATTCTATACACCATAAAATGAATTCTATTTTTCCAGTTCATATATTTTCAGTCCACTACATATATGTTACGTGTATGATGTTACTATACCGCAAGTTATTATAGCACCGTATATAAGTAGTTCTTATTTCGTGAATGATTCTTTCTTCTTGCAATCCTAATCATACGAAATGTGAAACCGGTAATTATCAGCTGTTTTTTTTGTGTAACAAACGAACGGGTTAAAACTTGCCATGCGGGAATGAATGGTgatgaatatgtataataaataatgtgaTAATCGTGGAATATCATAACGAGGACGTTATCAGGATGATGTAAACTTCTTTGAAGCGGTCTTTCGAAAACCGTCGCGCTGCTGGGTATCTGAATCTACGAAACAACAAGTCTCGGTGAAATGACATATTCCGCGGCAACACAACGCGCAAATCGCTAAAATATGTGATCACACCACCGGAACCGAGTTATGCGCATCTACCTACACCTATGCATAGGTATGTACGGGACGGTAAATATTTATGGCCACGTCAAAAGGAACACGTGTGTAAGCTATGTTTATAaacatatctatatctatgtaCAACACACATCCACGTATGTGTAAAATACTTGTTTCTTTGAAATAAGATTGCAAGTTCCACTCGTTTCGTAACCCATAGATCAGGCGTACTTCtcacgtaggtatgtatgtacctacatgtacgaataatatacatatccTAGATACAAAGCGCGcgaatgtataattttaaatttacaacTCTTACTCACGCCGCGAATCTTTTCAAATCCGCTGAGTatgtattcatttatttttataatgtgTATACTACTCGTCTTATATACCACAAATATAGATTTCCAAGATGTATATCTAATGCATCAGTGATGCCCAACCGTTGGATTTTGCAACCGTGTCTGTTTCTAACGTCTTCTGTgttctgttttatttcttttttttttttttttttttatcttcttcttttcattatttcttccACTCGGTTTCTTATGTGGCGCACGATCCCTATCTCCGTATATTTGCATACCATCTCACTCAACGCGGGCTCGATATCTGCTCGCTCCGCTTCTCGGATCTTCGATTTTAAATCAGATTCATGCACTGATTTTCTTCGTTAATAAATCATCCGCGATGAAATTTATCATTCATATCATAGTCGGGGACTCGAGACAACAATTCCGCTTACTTTGCAGTAGTTGAAGAAGAAACAGAAGCAGCAGCGACGACTTGGCGAAACGAATACCCCCATTTATTTAAAAGTCGTTATTATCATCCGGCTCTCGAGACTTCTAATAGTTCCTGGATTTCGCCAATGTGCAGTTAGCGAGTTTCTGCATCTGCAACGCGGTCGTAATCGTCACcggatataattattatcatctttACAGAATCTTACTGTAATAACGCTTTCCCAATAGGGTATTTATGTTATACCGTTTGGTATTATAATAACATTTGCACGATGCTAATGAATACAgagtttctcatttttatcgGTTATGCAAtatggataaaaatatatgaaacaagtatggaaaatattattatatactattaggaacaatttttatgcaaGTTTATTTTATGTATTATGAAATTGTACTTTAAGGTATTGAACTGGAAGTGAATTAACCTCGTTTAGTcttaaatatgaaataattagGTATAGTATACGTTGACTGTACAACTAGTGAAATATCGAATATTGATCTAACGACGATCCATTATTACACGTAAAGTTACGAAAGTATTCAAGTCCCAGATACCtacattttctacaaattctttgataatgtttttttttatcattctcgTAATAGCAACGTTGCGGCAATATCTAATGTGCAGCTCTTCATCGTTGATAATGCTATACACGCGCATTTATACGTACTAAATTATGGGTTCAGTGTAACGAGCACAGTTTCACAGTGCAAATCCCACGGATAACTGACGATTCTTATCAACGATAATATATAAAGTTTGCTCTTTATCTCGTCATGGCGGGCGATTTTCTAAATTGATGGATTAATGggttcaataattttattacgagcCTTAAGTAAGTATCCAAACAATATTCGATCGAGCTATACCTCGATTGTATTGTAGTCATTTTtcctcagtttttttcttcaatagaGAAAATTTCGAACTATTTTCAAACTATCAGTAACGTATAAACTAAAATGAGTTGCGGGTAGCCTAAAGCTTATTTTACATCGGAGAAGTTTTATCGTCAATTCGTATAAAAAGATGAAAGtcttttaaaaaatgataaaatcgtGACTACCGAACCCTCGAAGAATTTTCTAGCTGAAGAATACAACGCGCAACGGGAAAATCGAAGTTTAGAAGATACGAGATTTAAGATTTCGACAAACAGCGTACCTATAAGAGAATATGCATGTAGAGCATATACGAAGATAACCATCGTCGAAACTTTCTTCGAAAGCAGTGTAGGAATACAGACAAAACGACGTAAATACACATAAgaggtataatattttctatacgtatacaatatacatgctTGTGCAAAACAAAGAACAGCAGTTTTGGCGCGCAGTTTTATGGCTCTAAAGCGAGGAAGCTCTTCTTCCCTTATTTGATGATACATCTGTAAAATCTACAGTTTTCTCGTCTCGTTGATATACGTACCAGTTTGTAAGCCACAACATGTGTATATAGTAcgccacatatatatatgtatatacacacatgtgcATATATGCTATATGTATGCATGAGAGCTAGCTGagcaatttcaatttaatgtCCGTCGGAGCCTCAGCGTGTCCCCGGCTTCATTTGGGCCGCATTTCAAAGCGATTTTTATCGCACAAGATTGCGACTTGAAGAGAGCATCAACAACTTTGAAATGCAGCCTCAAAGACCGCGTCCAGCTTCTCTGGTCACCTGGTCAAAGGATTCATCTATGAAAAATGACGTcgagtgggaaaaaaaaaaaaaacagaatgaaacaaaatatgtAAGAGAAGGGAAAATCACGTTTAAATCATACGTGCAGCGCTCGTATGGAAGAGAGTTTGACTTGAAGTGCGAAGGCACGGCTGCTTAGTATTCAGTTCCGTTTGGACAAACAGGAAAATTTTCCCTCAAACTTAAGCCAggaaaattcttcttctccgAACGTGGCTGCCGAGCTGCATCATCATAGTCGTAGAAACGTGGCCACCACGTGTCGAATACTTCTTTCAATGTAATtcctttttctgttttaagcGAGGATTAAGAGGATGCTATGGTCACTGTTTATCGACCGAGTAGAGTGTCGCTCATTTTAACTATTACTGGAGCCCTTGATCATCATTGACGTGACGTAGCGCTGGTTAATAAGCGCAATTATGTCGAATAACTTTTTGGTCGATACAAGAATAACGGGAGAAAATCTATTTCAGCTATTAGGGGAAGTTTAATTACAGAAATACATTTTCAAGTGTTATTCATACgtaaaacaacatttttcattacatatTAGTTTTCGTCCAGTAGTATGTCTGAAAATTAGAACCAGAAGGACGCCATTTGATGACGGAAAATGCATAGAAATGATTTATTGTTAGACGCTCGTATTTCGGCGaatacttacttttttcctatttatTGCTTTGAGTTACtttgaattgatgaaaatcgaGTCTTGGAGACTGGCGTGAAATTCtttgtgttttcattttcagcaGAAGTGGACTcgtattaacaaaaaaaaaaaagtaatgagGGTAAATTCAGTCGGTAAAGAAGAATTAGTACGGGATTGCCTTAAGCTGCGGAGGTGATCCTTGTTCAGAACGTGTTGTACAGTACAATTGTgaacgtatacatacatacacgaaaATGTTTATGCTAGTTGTCCCGGCGGACGCGTATAACCCAACTAGAAATCCCCAGGGACACATGAAAGTCTCTCCATTTTATACCTCCAGGaaagatatataataattttctacagGTCAAAGGACACAGGTATACACCGTCTGTACGTATAAAATGTGTCGCACTGACAACCTTATTCCGTTCCTCAAGCGAATTggtttgacaaaattttaatgtCAATCCCGAATTGTAGTGTTGATGCCACGTGTAATTACATCAAACCTCTATAAGAACATTTGAAtttgcgaaatattttttcgtcgaGTAACGTATTGATCATAACAAATGAGGGAaaggtgtttgaaaaaaaacgcatGTATTACGAGTACTCATAAATAGACAAGAGTTTTGTTTATACAATCATAATTAACTGTGTGATAGtcttattttgtttcattcttgTGGATTGTTAAATctagagatgaaaaattttcacttctgtCACAAGTGCAATTACAGAATTAAAAAAGGATTTGTCTAAAAGATTCTTGAACTCTTCTCACATTGtcatgaatttattcattatttcgaCGCTGCAAATGTTCAAAGCCTGTTAATTATCGCTACGGCCTCACATGAACATGAATACGTTCTCATTAGCCGCTGAATTGCGTGTAAAACTTACAGCTTTACAGGTTC from Diprion similis isolate iyDipSimi1 chromosome 3, iyDipSimi1.1, whole genome shotgun sequence includes:
- the LOC124416738 gene encoding gastrula zinc finger protein XlCGF53.1-like; the protein is MHMKMAYASRNAKYLTDIQSNMTGYTYPGHAPPLGSHNQQTDENRNENSCGNKELCQQNNQNNTQQSSGTQTVQKVDAATMTDPLQIDFRLTSEYLARCSSTLGLPYVFKYEDNSNNSSHNFQNVRPKLEFEVEPQHINGMLVYHCPECAYRFENRDALHEHLEDHRQRPHICDICGASLKRKEHLDRHKQGHNKDRPYQCSMCCKAFKRNEHLARHMIIHSGSKNQICTECGKAFYRKDHLKKHLQSHSGNRNKSNSSNSQNNQNAQNSNEEGLSNFAMMMRQAGPPPFSILRT
- the LOC124416739 gene encoding BLOC-1-related complex subunit 5 → MGSEQSSQNSGIPGSESSRARAVQLRRGKSVPNRDGIAEDTPPRCTSPGPSICSDSDLPYISYTVNRPIGDSPKMTNKQTQLQRGKSLGTQELSKRKPSLGAIGHRKTLSDKAHNIVVVKPAISEPTADMDADLVKLHSIPMFLPIMRGTLNLPPGVRDPEVLERLDPIGLFNLCARYQHHLNTNAQMIATEQSALCTNIDAEVTRILSTAVDRQKRFSKFAEQLNKVHDLSRQLNKCHMQLNQTLESLETLNNLLPVDNRLEPFVWTTG
- the LOC124416737 gene encoding coiled-coil domain-containing protein 137; the encoded protein is MGRKIPGKKHRGVKDPTKQQKKRLSELNKVINAPPRDKDEQAIPKSLERVMKLKQCVKDGKMMKKNTKKKKKLKNQLIVMGNHHPQLAHPKARPEKVVPVFSQRADECGKAFLNRVNSEAQAFINETAFEEKYGVEVKRDPSTGNIEGLSKRSKDEIDELMRLKMKHSNTKKKKKKKKDTETSTRLTKAQKRKHKLELKKTKKLQDNIDEFKVFKETVEFGDVVHAPPELKIKPKKADAAYSERPGRRGLLLDSLFKSSDKSVEKPTGVKSVNRSGKRKDLPVGERRQLEERQKEAITAYRNLKSRKAPDL
- the LOC124416736 gene encoding evolutionarily conserved signaling intermediate in Toll pathway, mitochondrial: MTSIIRRSYVLLRAYPGMRKRLILHDLKSCQPTTALRCISVTSACMSKDKSEKKNEGSKAVGFYAFADVKSKEKKTYLDVLRMFIDRDIQRRGHVEFIYAAMKHMEEFGVEKDLEVYKSLLNVLPKGKFIPENKIQAEFMHYPKQQQCAIDVLEQMENNGVMPDREMQDILLNTFGKLGFPLRKYWRMMYWMPKFKNASPWPLPDILPNDSLELAKLAIERITSVDLLRKTTVFQAKDLQDSIDDTWIVSGMSIGQKKLLNKHATNVPLYVEGPFRLWLKNLTINYFVLRGDPVPKPDLPPPDDDDVTKIELPFFKTEKSVVTHDETSIHEQEDGTIFAVCATGTSSRDSLLSWIRFLEKDNDVLANIPIIFTAKSPLGSVALTNNKSDKTTDEKVENKTNKE